In Geoalkalibacter sp., the DNA window GGGTTTCGGCGGGCTTCTTGGTCAATGGCTTGTGAGGAAAAACCCGAATCCAGATCTTGCCGCCACGCTTGACATACCGGGTCATGGCGCGACGGGCCGCTTCGATCTGGCGGGAAGTCAACCAACCGCACTCGATGGCCTGCAGACCGAAATCGCCGAAATTCAGATCGGTGCCCCGGGTAGCCGCCCCCTTCATGCGACCTTTTTGTTGTTTCCTATATTTAACCTTCTTGGGCATTAACATGACGGCTTACTCCTGAAAACCG includes these proteins:
- the rplP gene encoding 50S ribosomal protein L16, with the translated sequence MLMPKKVKYRKQQKGRMKGAATRGTDLNFGDFGLQAIECGWLTSRQIEAARRAMTRYVKRGGKIWIRVFPHKPLTKKPAETRMGKGKGSPETWVAVVRPGLVLYEMQGVREEDAREAFRLAAHKLPMKTKFLAREVVGNEG